AGGAGGTCTCTCAGTAGTCCCATTTATAAAATCAAGCTTATTGCGCACAGATAAGGCAACCGGTATATTCCTTCACCAGCTACCATAACAGGTACCATCGAAAGGAATAGACTAAAGAAGCTCCTAAGATATCTGAGGGATGAACATAGAGAGGGTGACAAGGATGAGTAAAGTCATCAGGATGAAAAGCAGTGTGGCGAGCAGAGGAGTTAATTGGAACAGATGAAgattcaaaaacacttttttttgcAACAGAAGTAACAGTACCAATCATCATTTTACTCAAACAATATCAACTAGCTAGATATGCAAGTGAGATCATAGAATCTGACAATGAAAAAAATGAATAGAGATGAAACAATGTTACCTAATTTTTCACAACCGGAAAGACACAGCCTTGAGATGAAAAAAAAACGAAAGAGAAAGCGGAAGCCAAAACCCTAGAATCCGATGAGAGTCCAGCTGATAAGTCCTTACTGTCCCAATCGCTTGTAGGAATCAGAAGGATAAGACGAGATAACAACAAACAGATGAAAAAATTTGAAGTACCAAACACCGAAACCCTAGGAATCAGAAAATGCCTCTGATGAGAGAACTCAAACAAAATTCGGGCGAAAAATTACAGGGGTAACATCGGACAATAGCCAAGGACGAGCTCTATCATAATccaagctctgataccatgttacaAGCTGGAATCGACATTGATTTGAGAAGAGGCTAACTAGGGCTTGAAGTTTCatagagaaagagaaagaacaaGCAGACCTTTTATTTCTTATCTCtgttcaaaataaaatatttcttttttgtaCAAAATAGAATGTGGGGGGCACTATTTTATATGACCCGACTCAGTCAGTCCACTAAAGCTATAAATCAAAACGTGGGCCAAGCCCAAATACACTAATTACACTAACTAGCCCACATCAGTACAATTATTAAACTCAACAAATTTTTTGGTGAAAAACTTATCAGTTAATTATCTCAAAGCTGTATTTAAACAAAATTTAGTTAATTTAATCTATGAGAATTGGAGAAACATTAGGTACAAACTGATGTGATAaagttttctttttaatatttcCAATCTGTATTTACACAAGTGATTTGTTATTGTTTTGGTGTAAACTTAGAGTAATTAAATTATTTGGTAGTACCTTCCATAGCATATCTACTGGCATTTGTTTGTGCAAAATTTCTTGCGAAAAGTGaagataagttttggaagatgatatttatttcaaaattttggaaaaagttttttttaaagtTAACAGGTGTTAGCTAGATGAGttattttttctcaaaaactcctcCGTCACTCATAAATCTAAAACTAATTACATCTATTCAAATGTATCTTCATGTTTCGCAGTTTTCTTAGAGAATATTTTTCCAAATGTTGTCCAAACAAAAACCTGATTTTATtcaataaaaacataaattttGGGAAAATAGCGGTGGAGGCGGCAGTGCCTGATTGGCGGGTAGTGGCGTTTGATGAGAATCTATGCACGACGTTTCCTTTCTAACACAAACAATACTCAGTTAACATTAGACGCTCAAATCTCTGAGAATCCGGACCGCACGTCAGTTTCTGCTAATTGTACCTTTTTTCCCTTTCGTAGATTTCACATTTTCACAGTACGGCCTTTTTAGCTGTCTTCTTTCTtacatttatgttttcttttttcaTCAACGCTTTTCTGTCGTGCGTACCTCCACTCTCCTTCATTTATGGcaaacttcttgtttttctcgcttattttgtgaattttaaggtttaattggtGTGGAGAGATTGGtaaataaaaaggaaattttATACGTTCATTTTGTCAATTCAAATTGTAAATAGTCATAGAAAATTAAAGTATATAGTGATAATGGTATCATCTAAAAACAATTCGTACTTAACTGTCGAAGGTTAAATTGGAATTAGCCAAAGGAAATTTTGAAACCAAATTTGTGAAGTTTAGATAAGAagataaaaataatgataatattgtAAAATACCTTTCGCTAAAATAAACTATAAATAAccgaaaataaaagaaacaaaacaaaaacgcAAAACTCACACTTCTTTTTATTAAGAGTCAAACATAGATATTTTTGTTGCTCCTATGACATAGATGCTTATCCCGTTGATTTCTGTGACATTTCATACAGTGATGGAATTAGGAAAAAGAAAGTTGACATTATAAATCCTCTTTACATGAATTGGCTACATGACCACCAATTACACAACCTAGCTCTTCTCCTATACTAATTCTAAATTGTATTTTTGCTGCGAAATAAAAAAGTATGAGAATAGTGTTGGTAAAATAATTGCAAGAACGAAATATTAGTAACTTCGATAGTGTATTCACTGCCTTAAAATTTATTCCTTTTACTATATGGCTACTAGGATGCTTGGCAGAACTCTTTTAGAACTTACAAAACCAAACAAAATCAAAGTTTCTAATGCTTGATCTTTCACAAGCATACGTTCTGAAAGTTTTtgaatagaagagaaaaataaaggcGATTTTTTTTTACGCTTTGGACTTATAAAATACTACCTCTGTTCCAGTATAGATGAaactatttcttttttggtctgttccaaaaagaatgacccctttctaaatttgaaaacaattttgcTTAAATTTACAATTCTACCTTTAATGTGAAGCTTTTatacacaaatactctggacccatttttgacttgtttaaaaccacaaattctaaaagtttttattttttttaaatttcgtgctcagtcaaacatgttcacagaaattgaaattaattatttatatatagCCTATATGTCTGTTAAGACATGACTGTTAGTAGACTTCACATCTCTGACTAAAATATTAATTGTTTGACTGAAAGATCAACTACTTTTGGGCTAATATGGGAGACAATTTGCACTATCTTTCTCAACACTAATTCTTATTCTCAATCAGTAAATAATACTATTACGTTGAAAAAAAGAAGTAAATGATACAATTACGGAAAGATCATCACCAAAATGAAAAAGTATGGAATTATTGTTGAATTTCTAGTTTAAAAAATTTCATCAACTACTTATCACCAATTAAGATCAAACGACAATGTGAAAATTTGCTAACTACAACACAAACAAGGTGTGCATCCATATATGTGAACTCTTCAAAGAATGAGTAGTGAATGGTGGTTGTACAATATAATGTAAGAGATCTAACCTTCTTACTATTATTTCTATAGCAGTAATTTAATTTGGTGGTGAGAGAAAAAGGAATAGCGTGTGGACCCTCAAGTATACAATTCTGAGATGATCCATCGATGCATTCAcgtttggaaagaaaattttatagCACAACACACAAACATAGGGCTTTAATATGGTAAGTAAAATTAAAGGGGTAGTAATGAAGAGTAGCATTTTCATTAAACAAAGCCAGATAGAAGATGAAAAAAAGAGAGACCACGTTGATGGCCTCAACCCCTCGTCCAACTGTCTGCTCTTCTGTCTTCCTGCTTTTCTCCATTTTCTTATTCTaattcctccccccccccctccctcctCCCCCCGGACACACAAACAGTGTTACATACAACTAAGTTCTATGTGTATGTTGTGTGTATATATGCATGTACATGTGAATTTAATTTATTTACACTTATAGTGTAGAGAATTCAATATTATGAATGTATTTTAACGTGTTATAACCGTTGATAATTTGCCTTATATTTGGGTTACTATTCCTACTTTTTATGAACTATTATATGTAAATATCTTTTATGTGATTtgataatacaaaaaatattcatTTTACATGGTAAGTGTATAGAAATTAAATTTATGCATATACTATGTATATTACTCATATTCCATCAATCTCCCAGACCCAACACCCACCCACCTTAACTTCTTCCTAACCCTACTCTCCCTCTAATTTCTCATGTTTATATACTCTTAAACTTCTCCTCTAAAATCCCCTATTGTCTCTCCATAAAACTTCaaatattctctctctctctctttcaagAAGTCCATTTCTCTGCATGCTTATCAAGATGACGATGAGCAATAACCACAATGTGAGTGGgtatcacaacaacaacagcaacaacatcGGCGATCGAGATACGACGTTGACAAAGGTGTTTGTGGGAGGGCTGGCGTGGGAAACTCCAAAGGAAGCCATGAAAGAGCACTTTGACAAATATGGTGAGATCTTGGAAGCTGTCATCATCTCCGACAAGCTCACCGGCAGATCCAAGGGCTATGGCTTTGTATGTTAATTCTACTTCCTTCTCTTTACATACAGACCTATACATTCAAAAATACTACAGTATACCAAACTTCACTTTATcagcttttatatatatagaaagaataATAATCCGAAAAGTGACCAATTCTCTAGCACAACACATTTAGGCCGAGATTGGAGGTTCGAATAGCTAGCTAGTTTTTCCATTTAGGTGATTTTATTGATAATTGGGTTGTGTCTTTCAAAAAATTCATCTATCTTGAATCTTAACTCTTAGGTGCAAAAAATGTATACAATCCAAGCACTCTTTTtcgtaaaaaagaaaaaactattcGTACTCACATCAAAACTACATTAATTTGTTATACTACTATTTAACTGATGAATTAATCATGATTATATATTTATTGAATTGACATAAACAAAAGTTTTTTCACATTTCCGCTATTGTATATTCATCGGAATCATGGGTGTTCAATGCGTGCATGTGGAAATATTTCTGTTTAAGTTTTTCCTGAGTGGAATTTAGGCATTGAAGGTGGTACTTATATGTAAACTGAATCAATTTGTTCCCTGTTTTGGATAAATAAATAGGTGACATTTAAGGAGGCAGAATCAGCGAAAAAGGCATGTGAGGATGCAACCCCAATCATCAATGGCCGCCGAGCCAACTGTAATCTGGCATCCCTCGGCGCACGTCGTTCCAGGCCCCCTCCTTCTAtcactcctcctcctcctcctcaacaagGTATCTTAATAATCTTCTTGACgtggttattattattattcttttaaaaCAAAGATAATAGTAGTAGTTCTCCCGTCGCATTAAAATCTTGGATCCTCTATTTTGACCCAAACACATGTATAAaaccacgataatttattaagTATAGCACACGTTAAATGCTAAACTTCAAGTATAGAAATATTTTCTGAAGGAATTCCCTATAATTTAATCACTTATGATATTCGAGGAGGACATGAACTAGTAGTAGTATATATCTAATTTATTTTTCCTGAAAAATATTGAAGGACCCAACGTGGTAGGACCAAGGGCCAATCCAGTATCACCTGCAGGTCACGTGCAATGGTACTATCCTGCTGCTTCGGCACCCCAAGCTGCTGCAGCTCCAGCTTCACCATATCACCATCATCAACCTCTTCCTTTCTATGGGTATTATATCTTAACCTGATTCAACCCTAACTTTATTCGCACACCCCTAACATAAAGATTGTTGTTATTATGCAGTTATTCTCCAGCTTATATTGCCACAGACATGAATTACAATCATGTAAGtaaaaaaacaaatttaattaaggCAAATTTGGTTTTCTTTTTTTGGGAATATATTGAATTGAAGGCTTAATAAAAGGGTTGTGATGTGGTGGACAGAAGCTAAGCTACACAGGTGGGGCCTACATGAATGGGCATTTCTCTCAAGTGTATCCATTGATGGGTGGCAACACATTGATGCCAATGTACCCATATTATCACTTTCACCATCATCAGTCACAGACAATGGGCCTTCCGGCCCATATGTACTCTCCAACAGCTGCTGTTCCGGCCCTTATCTCAAAGCCCACTTCTCTTCCTCCTACTGCAGGTACCTACTTAGTATTACATAGTAGTATTTTTTAGTCAAATTTTATTTAACCAAGAATAAGTGGGCCCATCATACACGTGGTCAAAGGAGAATATATTCAACATCTAATCTATTACAGAGTGGCATACATCTTTGTAAAGATTCACCATTCCCATAGGTCAACAAGGTAAACAAGTAGTAATAACTTgcttaagaaagtaaaaatcTTCTTAAGATAATGTAATTTGTGTGGTTATTTCTTGTTTGGATAAACTATTGGTAAAGAACATTTAAGATAATGGTTAAAATGTAATGAAAATTCACTACTTAGTAAGATATAAAATTAAGTTTGAAATATTAGTGTAACATTAGTTTATAGTACTAGTATTTTTACTTGTTAGAGGAGAAGAAAATTTCATTTAAGAAGTTAAGTTGTTACAGATGGATAAAAAAAGAAGTCCTTTTCATTGGAATTCAAGAATAGCTTTCTCACTCCTATACACACAGGAATAAATTTCTAACTCATACATTACATAATTTCCTGTCTTTAAGTTCTCTCATATTAGAgcaattttatttattaagatCTAAAAACATATACTTTAGTAAATAGTACGAAATGTGAAAATATACAATTACTTTTACTATGTGATGATTATAAAGAATCATGGAAGTCCTCAGGTCACAACTCACATGGTTTACAGTCATTTGGAACATGACCACGTGGGAATGCTCTAGGTGATCTAAAATGAGATTCTattcattttttaataaaattgtttttattgatttcttagtatatgaataaataaatatcaaGTGGTAGTTAAAATAAGATTGAAAACTGATATTACAAAAATACAGTTTGCTTGGCTGTGGAATAGGTACAATTGGAGCAGGTGGAGTTCTGATCAAAAGGGTGATGTCAAAGAGCAATTAGATTGGAGAAAGGTGGTGGCTGGATCAAATAACAAAGAGGATTATTATAGGCTGCTCAGAACAATACTATTATTAGAGATCTGCAGTAGCTCTTCTAATTTCcaatttcatttatttttttacttttcttctttgtaattttttctaagcaagaaaaaagaagttattattGTCAATCAGGCAGCTAATTAGATGTATTCATTTCATGTCTATCCCAATGGCTAACCTATTGAGCTCAGCTTGAGCTTCTAAGCATAAATATTCAACTATTGTATAACCTAAAGTCATAAGTTTCTTTCATGGCGCAATTAATCTCTACCTGCTAACAGGGCggctcataattttatttaaaatttatttttttagttttttgagatgcaaaattattaataatttgttTGTAATCGATTtcttctaataattctttttcaattgataatatagctaatccatttaatctatcttgagacattgttgatcttaagtaagattttattaattttaattttgaaaaacttctttCCGCTGAGGCAACTATTACAGGAATtgttaacattattctataagcaatataagcatttgaaaaagaatcaagtcTTTTTATATGATTAAGTATATCGATTAGATTATCATCTTCTACGTGTATTATTTTCCTTAAAACTTTTAATTCATAAAATAagtctaaaccatcaatatcagAGTTACTATTATGTTTCAAAGAACATTCAAGGTTAAGACAATTTTTATTTAAGTTCTCATCATCTAGAGATCTCAATGTTTTGCCACTAAATAggaaaccaaaaatattttcatacgcTTCAAATTGCTCAAATCTactttgaagtgaaaaaatagcttggtctactatgtataaaaagtaatcaactctaaaagATTCTTCAAGAGATTTTGtaatttcattatcaacattCTCATCAAATTGTTTCTTTCTATATATTACACGTTTATTACGAAATTCAGGTTCTATATTCCACTCACATGCAATTTCCTTAGCAGAAATCATGGAAGTTGCAtatccttcttctctatattttttgaaaaaataaatcaaaccccTAAGTTGATCTATGGCAATGTcaatatgcatatcttttgatTGTAAATGTTTGCTAACTGAATTAACTGCAAATAGTATATCATACCAAATAGTCATACCCAgtaaaaactcaaaattttcaaactcataAGTTGCTAAACAACTAGCTTCGCTTTTAGTTTTTGGATCCTCACTAACTTCTACTAATTTCAATAAAGCATTTCTTATTTGTGGAGTTTGAAATCGTATTGCTTTAATACTTTCAATTCGACTTTTCCAACGCGTTTGTGATAATGATTTAAGAGTTAGGCTAGGTACATTATCTTTTAAAATTTGCCATCGCTtagtagaagaagaaaatagtgaATATATGCATTGTACTACTCCAAAAAATAATATAGCTTTGGTACAAGAATTAGCCATATCACAAAGTACCAAATTTAGATTATGACAACCACATGATGTATAAAATGATCTAGAATTTATGTCGAGCAGTCTTTTTTGCACTCCTTGGTGTTTTCCCTTCATATTGGATCCATTATCATATCGTTGTCCTCttaaattatcaatatcaagtccAATACTTTTTATCTCATCTACAATAACTTCAAAAAGACCTTTTCCACTTGTATCATCAACTTTTAAAAGCTCTAAAAAATATTCAGTAATTCTTACTGGAGTTACAGTGATGTCGATACTCCGTAATATAAAAGACATTTGTTCTTGATGACTTGCATCTGGAGTGCAATCAAGTATGATTGAAAAGTACTTTGTTTCTATAATTTTGTcaataattttattcttaatttcactAGCTAATAAATTTATCAATTCATTTTGTATATTATGTCCAAGGTAATGATTATGAATTTCATCATGCTTAATTCGGCGAACATGTTCCTGCATGATTGGATCAAATTCTGCAATCATTTCAATTAGACTCAAAAAAATTCCGTTACTTTCTTGATAGatcttttcattttttccccTAAATGCCAAATTATTTTTTCTAAGAGTTTTTATCACAACAATAATTCTTGGTAATATATTTTTTCAGTGctctctatctctattgatttgtTCTTGAACATCTTTATCAATTATTTTACTTTTGTGCAATCTCATTTCTAAATCAATCCATGCACCCATATTAATAATATGCTCTTTTGATATTTCATGAACTTTTAGCTTAGCACTTATATTTCTCATTCACTACTACCATCACTAGCTAATTTACTGCTACAAAAGCTAAAAGTCGTATTAAACAACTtaccacaaaaataaaatacCTTATCCATATCTTTAGAGTAAACTAACCATCTTCTTTCATGTCTTTCTCCATTAGCCAATTTTTGAATATAATTTGTAGTAGAAAAATATCTAAAGAATTTATCCTTTGGAAAATCTATGTTAGTAATTTTAATTGGCCCCTTTTCTACTAATAGATCTCTCAACTTTGTATCTATACTAGTCCATTGACTAGGATCATATATGTTCCTCAGAGTATAATTATCCAACTTATTTagaacttcttatttttcttgagGATATATGTTAGGTTTCTCGATAACTTCACCTCCTTCCTCTTCTTCTTGAATTTTATTATTGTCTATCTCAATTATATTAGTGATTTGTTCATCTATCATAAAATCTTTCACATTTTCTGATTTAGAATTTTTACTCTTCGCTACAAATTTATCAAGTACTCCTTTTTGGGATTGTACTAGAGTttcaatcatttttcttttttgacgTTTTGAACATCCGAATTCATATTTTCTAGTTGATACATTAAAACTCTAATAAATAACTAAAAAGACAATATAtacttacaaagaaaatatatctaaaaaaaaattaaaaagtagatgcaaataataaaatatagaacGATCAAACCTGATTCAACAAGACAACAAATAGATAATTTGATTAGCTTTTGCTACTTCAAAATTCTTGATGTAAGGCCAAATACTTGAGAGCAAATCAAACAGATGGTACTTGTGTAGTTGTGTTTTGGTATTTTATTTTGAGGTAGTAACCGAATGAGATTGGAATTTTGGAATATAGAGTCTAGAGAAGCTTTGCAGAGAGAAAGATAAAAAAGATAAAGAATATGGGCTCATTTATAATAATAATGGTAGACAAATGACACAACATAGTGGGATGTTCAGTTGTTCACGCGTGGGGCTTGAATTCCCAAAATAGATTCCATTTCCGATTGTTCTCCAACGTCCTTTCCTTGAAACTtagcatttttttttcttttcaaatacttaatattattaaaatgaaTGGACAAATacattaaaaatcagaaaattttgGGGCCCCTACAAATAAGGGGCCCTAGGCAACTGCTTTACTTGCTTGGCCATTAGGCCGGTCCTGCCTGCATATTGCATATTCACCAATTTTCtccctcactctctctctctctctctctctctctctctctctctctctctctctctctctctctctctctctctctctctctctctcgcacCATTATATACATCAGCTGAGGTACTTATTTGTACCCAGCACTTATATCAAATTAAGCAATTTAACATTAACAGTTATAAACTAAATGAGAATTTATACTTATCTTAATCATGGTTAAGTGACAAATGCATGTATAAAAGACATATATTTTGTCTTCATTGATTTAATATAAATATTACGTACgatttattttttttgtctatACTGGGATAGGTGATGTAACAattcgaccggtcattttgagtattgtagccatattttcctatttattgcttattctatgttcgtttgttgttatgtga
The sequence above is drawn from the Nicotiana tabacum cultivar K326 chromosome 13, ASM71507v2, whole genome shotgun sequence genome and encodes:
- the LOC107765461 gene encoding putative RNA-binding protein ARP1 isoform X1, whose amino-acid sequence is MLIKMTMSNNHNVSGYHNNNSNNIGDRDTTLTKVFVGGLAWETPKEAMKEHFDKYGEILEAVIISDKLTGRSKGYGFVTFKEAESAKKACEDATPIINGRRANCNLASLGARRSRPPPSITPPPPPQQGPNVVGPRANPVSPAGHVQWYYPAASAPQAAAAPASPYHHHQPLPFYGYSPAYIATDMNYNHKLSYTGGAYMNGHFSQVYPLMGGNTLMPMYPYYHFHHHQSQTMGLPAHMYSPTAAVPALISKPTSLPPTAGTIGAGGVLIKRVMSKSN
- the LOC107765461 gene encoding putative RNA-binding protein ARP1 isoform X2, translated to MLIKMTMSNNHNVSGYHNNNSNNIGDRDTTLTKVFVGGLAWETPKEAMKEHFDKYGEILEAVIISDKLTGRSKGYGFVTFKEAESAKKACEDATPIINGRRANCNLASLGARRSRPPPSITPPPPPQQGPNVVGPRANPVSPAGHVQWYYPAASAPQAAAAPASPYHHHQPLPFYGYSPAYIATDMNYNHKLSYTGGAYMNGHFSQVYPLMGGNTLMPMYPYYHFHHHQSQTMGLPAHMYSPTAAVPALISKPTSLPPTAVCLAVE